Proteins encoded by one window of Desulfovibrio ferrophilus:
- a CDS encoding cytidylyltransferase domain-containing protein produces the protein MFQNRKILAVIPARGGSKGVPRKNIRPVADKPLLAWTAEEARKSRFIDRLILSSDDLQIIDAGKSMGLDAPFVRPRRLGLDHITSEQVVHDILQRMSGYDYVLVLQPTTPLRSVEDIDGCIRLCIERSSKTCVTVTQCEHTPYWMYNLDESDTISPLIQSEYLTKRRQEIPPVYMPNGAVFMAETSHFLKTQSFHTKQTLAYVMPRSRSLDIDTEDDLIMADLLLRRRAEYRPEATPKAVTT, from the coding sequence ATGTTCCAAAACAGGAAGATACTCGCCGTCATCCCGGCCAGAGGCGGCTCTAAAGGGGTCCCCCGCAAGAATATTCGACCAGTGGCGGACAAGCCTCTGCTGGCCTGGACCGCCGAGGAAGCGCGCAAATCACGCTTTATCGACCGATTAATTCTCTCTTCCGACGACCTCCAGATCATAGATGCCGGGAAATCGATGGGACTTGATGCACCTTTTGTCAGACCGCGCAGATTGGGTTTGGACCATATTACCAGTGAACAAGTCGTGCATGACATTCTGCAACGGATGTCCGGATACGATTACGTGCTGGTCCTTCAACCCACGACCCCTCTGCGATCGGTAGAGGACATCGACGGCTGCATCCGCCTGTGTATCGAACGTTCCAGCAAGACCTGTGTTACCGTGACCCAATGCGAGCATACGCCTTACTGGATGTACAATCTTGACGAAAGCGACACCATCTCTCCCCTGATTCAATCAGAGTATTTAACTAAACGGCGGCAGGAAATTCCCCCTGTGTATATGCCAAACGGGGCTGTCTTCATGGCTGAAACATCCCATTTCCTGAAAACACAAAGCTTTCACACCAAGCAGACGCTGGCCTACGTGATGCCTCGCAGCCGCTCCCTTGACATCGACACCGAAGATGACCTGATCATGGCAGATCTGCTACTGCGGCGACGAGCCGAATACAGACCAGAAGCTACTCCGAAGGCGGTAACCACATGA
- a CDS encoding sulfotransferase family protein: protein MPSKSTGGAPKPADGLLPHFFLTGPRHSGTTLVSSILCEDPKLFTIVDSLVHPLFLRLNEKMRRLKDNRFAEIHTVSSFTEPVSLDQAKWYLSILTDAYFSVGTNETLIKNMSRYSIYGNMLDFEAILQAARQGTNWKEFFGIILNQLIPEEKNRNKLEMVGEKMPANIKHLNLLSREYPDRKFIVLVRHPLDNVASIYARLLHAQKTLPKERENNRISAVLIESLETYLEYANKLLDPLLKSDQFLILRFEDFLDAPDQYIQCIHHFLGLSSPQRFKGQFNPFLMEEFVGHSIDKDRSTSKRKFFTEAETQIVVPNIKHIARFYSRISTRPAMKTA, encoded by the coding sequence ATGCCATCAAAATCCACGGGCGGAGCACCAAAGCCGGCAGACGGGCTACTCCCTCATTTTTTTCTGACCGGTCCACGACATAGCGGCACTACATTGGTCTCGTCGATCCTGTGTGAGGATCCAAAGCTGTTCACCATCGTGGACAGCCTCGTTCATCCGCTGTTTCTCCGCCTCAATGAAAAAATGCGCAGGCTCAAGGACAATCGGTTTGCAGAAATCCACACCGTTTCCTCCTTCACCGAGCCCGTCAGCCTGGATCAGGCCAAATGGTACCTTTCCATCCTCACCGATGCTTATTTTTCGGTGGGTACCAATGAAACCCTCATCAAAAATATGAGCCGCTATTCCATTTATGGAAATATGCTCGATTTTGAAGCCATTCTTCAGGCTGCCCGTCAAGGTACGAATTGGAAGGAATTTTTTGGCATCATTCTGAACCAGTTGATTCCAGAGGAAAAAAACAGAAACAAGCTTGAAATGGTTGGGGAAAAAATGCCAGCCAACATCAAACACCTCAATCTGCTCAGCCGCGAGTATCCAGACAGAAAATTCATCGTTCTCGTCCGTCATCCCCTGGATAATGTCGCCTCGATCTATGCCAGACTCCTGCACGCTCAAAAAACCCTTCCCAAAGAGCGCGAAAACAACCGAATTTCTGCCGTCCTGATTGAGAGCCTTGAAACCTATCTTGAATATGCCAACAAGCTTCTTGATCCGTTGCTCAAATCTGACCAATTCCTGATTCTTCGATTCGAGGATTTTCTGGATGCCCCGGACCAGTACATCCAATGCATCCATCACTTCCTCGGGCTTTCCTCTCCGCAAAGGTTCAAGGGCCAATTCAATCCCTTTCTAATGGAGGAATTCGTCGGGCACAGCATTGATAAGGACAGGAGCACCAGCAAACGGAAATTCTTCACAGAGGCGGAGACACAAATTGTCGTCCCCAACATCAAACACATTGCCAGATTCTATTCGAGAATATCAACTCGGCCAGCAATGAAGACGGCATAA
- a CDS encoding class I SAM-dependent methyltransferase, producing MWDAGWEKLFQSRDWGKYPDIEVVRFVARNYFSADCRSAVNILEIGCGTGANLWFIAREGFTTHGRDGSSSAINKLRHRLEGQSLDAKLTVGDVNSLPYPDASMDAVIDCECLYANSMEDSKAIVAEITRVLKPSGKLFSMTFGTDTHGNGMGESIPGEPNTYSSLSAGAIRNDCGVVRFSSRGDLDSLYGSQLTIQSVDYVIRSVNGGPEVIQEWVVVAQKPFGA from the coding sequence ATGTGGGATGCTGGTTGGGAAAAATTATTCCAATCTCGAGACTGGGGCAAATACCCGGACATTGAGGTCGTAAGATTCGTCGCCAGAAACTATTTCTCGGCTGACTGCAGATCTGCAGTCAATATTCTCGAGATAGGGTGTGGGACAGGCGCCAACCTCTGGTTTATCGCCCGCGAGGGATTCACAACCCATGGCCGAGACGGAAGCTCATCGGCCATCAACAAGTTACGCCATCGCCTGGAGGGGCAAAGCCTTGATGCCAAACTGACTGTGGGCGATGTGAACTCACTGCCCTATCCTGATGCCTCAATGGACGCCGTTATCGACTGTGAATGCCTTTATGCGAATAGCATGGAGGACTCCAAGGCCATTGTCGCTGAAATCACTCGCGTTCTGAAACCTAGCGGAAAGCTATTTTCCATGACTTTCGGCACCGATACGCACGGCAACGGCATGGGAGAATCCATCCCGGGCGAACCCAACACCTACTCCAGCCTCAGCGCAGGAGCCATTCGCAATGACTGCGGCGTTGTGCGCTTTTCTTCCAGGGGAGACCTTGATAGCCTTTATGGTTCCCAGCTCACCATACAAAGCGTCGATTATGTCATACGCAGCGTCAATGGTGGGCCGGAAGTCATCCAGGAATGGGTTGTCGTCGCCCAGAAACCCTTTGGAGCCTGA
- a CDS encoding cytidylyltransferase domain-containing protein has product MSHSAQRKILAIIPARKGSKGLPGKNIINFEGKPLIAWAIESALESGVVDKIICSTDGNDIRDIALQHGAEVPFLRPDNLATCEANVLGAVQYTLAELDKSGYRPDITVLLQPTSPLRTGTHVREALNLLHDEECDSVISLCESSDPPYWMRTIENDRVKPFIDHEGQYYQRQKLPKTYTVNGAIYASFTSVITQGALIGENTRPYLMTQEDSIDIDTELDLRLARCIAQAKKGK; this is encoded by the coding sequence ATGTCCCACTCCGCCCAACGGAAAATTCTTGCCATTATCCCCGCGAGGAAGGGTTCCAAAGGACTGCCTGGAAAAAACATCATAAATTTCGAGGGTAAACCCCTCATTGCCTGGGCCATAGAGTCGGCTCTGGAGTCCGGCGTAGTGGATAAAATCATCTGCTCCACCGACGGAAACGACATCCGTGACATCGCTCTCCAGCACGGGGCCGAGGTGCCATTCCTGCGCCCTGACAATCTGGCCACCTGCGAGGCCAACGTTCTCGGCGCCGTCCAGTACACCTTGGCGGAGCTAGACAAATCGGGATACAGGCCGGATATCACCGTTCTTCTCCAGCCCACATCGCCATTGAGAACGGGCACCCACGTTCGAGAAGCCCTGAACCTACTGCACGATGAAGAATGCGACTCCGTGATTTCGCTCTGTGAATCTTCCGACCCCCCATACTGGATGAGAACCATCGAAAACGACCGGGTGAAACCATTCATCGACCATGAAGGACAATACTACCAGCGCCAGAAACTACCGAAAACATACACGGTCAACGGTGCCATTTATGCCTCGTTTACATCTGTCATCACGCAGGGCGCCCTGATTGGCGAAAACACGCGCCCCTACCTGATGACACAGGAAGACTCCATTGATATTGACACGGAGTTGGATTTGCGTCTTGCCCGGTGCATTGCCCAAGCAAAGAAGGGTAAATAG
- a CDS encoding phenylacetate--CoA ligase family protein, protein MSHNEHLPTTEAPNPLNTPLFTERVEFLKSSQWWNKEQLDQFQLKQLQHQLWFVSSHVPHYRELFRSLGFSWQDADSLSVLKQLPLLTKQEMQENPKRFIPDYMKADRLYHRSTGGSTGMPLTIFMDLDHLSRDKANTQYYMSTMDLDIFHFRSIRLYGDRVPEEQLSKGHFWHQANDRMLTMSCYHFSKETSPLFVDKINAYSPDYIHTRPSAILPLASYILELGLTVSAKLVSIFADGEYLTLGQRKVIESAFKTRLYNVYGHTEGCVFGHACKDSDNLHFPPQVGILELIDDEGHTVSREGGRGEMVTTGFNNKMFPMVRYRTGDIGVLTNKQCTCGRHYPMLKAVEGRFQDYVVDKHERLVPLAPAVFNYNDFDWRGIAEFQVHQTRAGHLVFKVHRDQDCAESVEAMTQRLKTDLFPIFGKTFEMDVTYVDGISRSAIGKLRYLEQNLDIQKFSRTFSGV, encoded by the coding sequence ATGTCGCACAACGAACATCTACCCACCACAGAAGCGCCAAACCCATTGAACACGCCACTCTTTACGGAGCGTGTTGAATTTCTCAAATCTTCTCAATGGTGGAACAAGGAACAACTTGATCAGTTCCAGTTGAAACAGCTTCAGCACCAGCTGTGGTTCGTTAGCAGTCATGTCCCTCACTACCGGGAGCTATTCCGATCGCTGGGCTTCTCCTGGCAGGACGCGGATAGCCTTTCCGTCCTCAAGCAACTGCCGTTGCTCACCAAACAGGAAATGCAGGAGAACCCCAAGCGCTTCATCCCTGACTACATGAAGGCGGACCGCCTCTATCATCGATCCACTGGCGGCAGCACCGGCATGCCTTTGACCATTTTCATGGACCTTGACCACCTGTCACGGGACAAGGCCAATACACAGTACTACATGAGCACAATGGATCTGGATATTTTCCACTTCAGATCCATCCGCCTCTATGGCGACCGTGTGCCAGAAGAGCAATTGAGCAAGGGACACTTTTGGCATCAGGCCAATGATCGAATGCTTACCATGTCCTGCTATCACTTCTCCAAGGAGACAAGCCCGCTTTTTGTCGATAAGATCAATGCCTACAGCCCAGATTACATTCACACCCGCCCATCGGCAATCCTGCCTCTTGCATCCTACATCCTTGAGCTTGGCCTGACTGTTTCCGCCAAGCTGGTCAGCATTTTTGCCGACGGTGAGTACCTGACCCTAGGCCAGCGCAAAGTGATCGAATCGGCATTCAAGACCAGACTCTATAACGTCTATGGTCATACAGAGGGATGCGTCTTTGGCCATGCCTGCAAGGACTCGGACAACCTCCACTTCCCTCCACAAGTTGGCATTCTCGAGCTGATTGACGATGAGGGACACACGGTTTCGCGAGAAGGCGGACGCGGAGAGATGGTCACCACGGGCTTCAACAACAAAATGTTCCCCATGGTCAGGTACCGCACAGGTGATATCGGTGTGCTCACGAACAAGCAATGCACCTGCGGGCGCCACTACCCCATGTTGAAAGCCGTGGAGGGACGTTTTCAGGATTATGTCGTGGACAAACACGAGCGTCTTGTCCCTTTGGCTCCAGCAGTTTTCAACTATAACGACTTCGATTGGCGGGGCATCGCCGAATTTCAAGTCCACCAGACCAGGGCGGGACATCTGGTGTTCAAGGTTCACCGGGATCAAGACTGTGCCGAAAGCGTCGAAGCCATGACTCAACGCCTCAAAACCGACCTTTTTCCTATTTTTGGAAAAACTTTCGAGATGGACGTCACCTATGTGGACGGCATCTCCCGCTCAGCCATTGGCAAACTTCGTTATCTGGAGCAGAATTTGGATATCCAAAAATTTTCTCGCACTTTCAGCGGAGTATAA
- the neuC gene encoding UDP-N-acetylglucosamine 2-epimerase: MASKVCVFTGSRSDFDRLYWICLEIQKTEGLELQLIAGNMHLSPEYGLTINAIRETGLHVDAEVDMLVSSATSVGTAKTVGLGTLSLAETFNRLQPDIILVLGDRFELLSVASACTCMTIPMAHIGGGQTTEGAMDEQIRHMVTKASHLHFVANEMFGQRLKNMGEEVWRVFITGSPSIDSLMRTPKITTEDLSKELGLDLARPTALVAYHPATLDPLNLEAHTNQFIEALSQFEGQLVLTYPNGDPGSEYIIKSFQKLDAAHGDRSVLIPTLGITRFVSALLHVDFMIGNSSSALIEAPTFNLPAVNVGDRQKGRLASSNVISCAQDSASILRAMQEAMALGKSPCGKPYGDGKASPSIVSALKSTLEKRTRQQLLTKKFSIPGEDK; encoded by the coding sequence ATGGCCAGCAAAGTATGCGTCTTTACCGGTTCAAGGTCAGACTTCGACCGCCTGTACTGGATTTGTCTGGAAATCCAGAAGACAGAAGGCCTTGAGCTACAGCTCATTGCGGGAAACATGCACCTCTCGCCCGAATATGGCCTGACCATCAATGCCATTCGTGAGACTGGCCTCCATGTTGATGCCGAAGTGGACATGCTTGTGTCCTCCGCCACATCGGTGGGGACGGCCAAAACTGTCGGGTTGGGAACCCTGTCCCTCGCAGAGACATTCAACCGGCTTCAGCCGGATATCATTCTTGTACTGGGCGACCGTTTCGAGCTGCTTTCCGTGGCTTCGGCCTGTACCTGCATGACGATTCCCATGGCTCATATCGGCGGTGGTCAGACAACCGAAGGCGCCATGGATGAACAAATCCGACACATGGTCACCAAAGCCTCGCATCTGCATTTTGTCGCCAACGAAATGTTTGGGCAACGCCTGAAAAACATGGGAGAAGAGGTTTGGAGAGTCTTCATCACGGGCAGCCCATCCATTGACAGCCTCATGCGCACACCAAAGATAACGACAGAGGATCTGAGCAAAGAACTGGGGTTGGATCTTGCGCGTCCCACGGCGCTCGTAGCCTATCATCCCGCCACGCTCGACCCACTCAATCTAGAGGCGCATACGAACCAATTTATCGAAGCCCTCAGCCAATTCGAGGGGCAACTCGTCCTGACCTATCCCAACGGCGACCCGGGGAGCGAATACATCATCAAATCTTTCCAGAAACTGGACGCAGCCCATGGAGACAGAAGTGTTCTCATCCCCACACTGGGCATAACCCGCTTCGTCAGTGCCCTGCTCCATGTAGACTTCATGATCGGCAATTCCTCAAGCGCCCTGATTGAGGCGCCAACGTTCAATCTGCCCGCAGTCAATGTCGGAGACCGACAAAAAGGCAGACTGGCCTCTTCCAATGTCATTTCTTGCGCACAGGACAGCGCCTCAATCCTCCGGGCCATGCAAGAAGCCATGGCTCTCGGAAAATCACCCTGCGGCAAACCCTATGGAGACGGCAAAGCATCCCCGTCAATTGTCTCCGCGCTGAAATCGACACTTGAGAAACGAACAAGACAACAGTTATTGACCAAAAAGTTCTCAATTCCCGGAGAAGATAAATAA
- the neuB gene encoding N-acetylneuraminate synthase — protein sequence MFDSDKVFVIAEAGVNHDGDLSKALQLVDVAADSGADAVKFQTFLPGECTGRHAFKTDYMKAGCPEDESRYELSCRLALPFESFVTLKQRCEEKGLLFLSTPDGNKSLNFLVDKLHVPAIKIASTEVTNIPFLQSIASQKLPIIFSTGLSTLGEVEAGLSAMRGMTKAPIVVLHCTTEYPAPFDEINLRAMQTMARAFQVPVGFSDHSIGSAAAIAAVALGAKVIEKHFTLSRAGGGPDHQASMEPDELKTYISSIRCTELLLGNGIKQPTAAEERNRQSVRRSVVAAHTIPKGHSLTREMLTCKRPGTGISPAHIDTLVGFTLNRELQPDEVLTWEDIRK from the coding sequence ATGTTCGATTCAGATAAAGTTTTTGTCATAGCTGAAGCCGGCGTCAACCATGATGGAGACCTCTCCAAAGCTCTTCAGCTTGTTGATGTCGCAGCAGATTCCGGGGCCGACGCCGTTAAATTCCAGACCTTCCTGCCTGGAGAATGCACTGGCAGGCACGCCTTCAAGACTGACTACATGAAGGCAGGCTGCCCTGAAGACGAATCCCGATACGAACTTTCCTGCCGCCTTGCCCTGCCCTTTGAGTCCTTCGTCACCCTGAAACAACGGTGCGAGGAGAAAGGCCTGCTCTTTCTCTCCACTCCAGACGGCAACAAAAGTCTTAATTTCCTGGTCGACAAACTCCACGTTCCAGCCATAAAAATCGCTTCCACGGAAGTCACGAATATCCCCTTCCTGCAGAGCATCGCGTCCCAAAAACTACCTATCATTTTCTCCACGGGGCTAAGCACCCTTGGCGAGGTGGAAGCCGGGCTCAGTGCCATGAGAGGAATGACCAAGGCCCCCATCGTGGTGCTTCACTGCACCACCGAGTACCCGGCCCCATTCGACGAAATAAATCTGCGAGCCATGCAGACCATGGCCAGAGCCTTCCAAGTCCCCGTCGGATTTTCGGATCATTCCATTGGCAGCGCTGCAGCCATTGCCGCCGTTGCCCTGGGAGCCAAGGTCATTGAGAAACATTTTACACTGAGTCGCGCAGGTGGCGGTCCGGATCATCAGGCTTCGATGGAGCCAGATGAGCTCAAAACCTACATCTCTTCCATCCGCTGCACCGAGCTCCTTCTTGGGAACGGCATCAAACAGCCTACAGCAGCCGAGGAACGCAACAGGCAAAGTGTCAGACGCAGTGTCGTGGCGGCCCATACAATCCCAAAAGGCCATTCCCTGACCAGAGAAATGCTGACCTGCAAGCGACCAGGCACAGGTATTTCCCCAGCCCACATCGATACACTTGTTGGATTCACTCTCAATCGCGAGCTGCAACCCGACGAAGTTCTCACTTGGGAGGATATTCGCAAGTGA
- a CDS encoding GNAT family N-acetyltransferase, with amino-acid sequence MSEAGVLVPTQHKQWMKALQDCRAGLCGHIYYYPDYVALYAKAKTSGHAFVYREGTDVFFMPYLLQPIPAGYHDSPAYCLETAYGYGGLLASVDEPAFHMRAWEALRKVAKAQGIVAGFIRYDPAFDNASYPVPTFVSKVFERQVVLLQVPNNETELIQGYRSSTRNKVRKAMRSRLVVQQVDTELGRQVLQQLYSASMAHLKADSFYRFDGEYFQSLFTSLKKHHRIFLARHDDNIVGAMLTINSEGFSSIHLSATNAEGKKLGAANLLRHEFFVSCLKNGVKTVNCGGGLTNSTKDPLLKFKAGFSRATGEFHTGRIIFDPASYQSISQEWFVQNPSLALSHGQRHLHFLYQ; translated from the coding sequence GTGAGTGAAGCGGGAGTCCTGGTACCCACACAGCATAAACAATGGATGAAGGCCCTTCAGGATTGCAGGGCGGGGTTGTGCGGGCATATCTACTACTATCCCGACTATGTCGCTCTGTATGCCAAGGCAAAGACCAGTGGTCATGCCTTTGTGTATCGAGAAGGCACAGATGTCTTCTTCATGCCCTATCTGCTGCAACCCATTCCTGCAGGCTATCATGATTCGCCGGCCTATTGCCTCGAAACTGCCTATGGATATGGGGGACTACTCGCCAGTGTTGATGAACCGGCCTTCCACATGCGAGCATGGGAAGCTCTCCGCAAGGTAGCCAAAGCCCAAGGGATCGTTGCTGGCTTCATCAGATACGATCCGGCATTCGACAACGCATCCTACCCGGTACCAACGTTTGTCTCAAAGGTCTTCGAGCGACAGGTTGTCCTACTCCAAGTTCCCAACAACGAAACAGAGTTGATCCAAGGATACCGATCATCAACACGGAACAAGGTACGCAAGGCAATGCGTTCAAGACTTGTAGTACAGCAAGTGGACACCGAGCTTGGCAGGCAGGTCCTGCAGCAACTCTACAGCGCTTCCATGGCCCATCTCAAGGCGGATAGCTTCTATCGATTCGACGGCGAATATTTTCAATCCCTGTTTACCAGCCTCAAGAAACACCATCGAATCTTTCTCGCCAGGCATGACGACAATATCGTCGGAGCCATGCTGACGATCAATTCAGAGGGCTTCTCTTCAATCCACCTCTCTGCGACTAATGCTGAGGGGAAAAAACTGGGAGCAGCAAACCTTCTGCGCCATGAATTTTTCGTTTCATGCCTCAAAAATGGTGTAAAAACAGTCAATTGTGGTGGAGGCTTAACGAACAGCACCAAGGATCCATTGCTGAAATTCAAGGCCGGTTTTTCAAGAGCCACAGGAGAATTTCACACGGGGCGGATTATCTTTGATCCGGCAAGCTATCAATCCATCAGCCAGGAATGGTTCGTCCAAAACCCTTCCCTGGCCTTAAGCCATGGTCAACGGCATCTGCATTTTCTCTATCAATAG
- a CDS encoding LegC family aminotransferase yields the protein MSEAEIARDFVRVLKSVLGDAQTQVPLHAPFFPGKEKAYLQDCLDSTFVSSVGQYVDRFERLIEEYTGAPHAVAVVNGTAALHAALVLAGVGPGDEVILPALTFVATANAVSYCGSVPHFADSDRLTLGLDPLRLGKHLEAVVEMRDGQPFNSETQRRIAAVVPVHVFGHSVDMDLLLEVCGSYGIPIVEDAAESLGTFYKGRHTGRLGLLGTLSFNGNKIITTGGGGAILTEDAELARRARHLTTTAKLPHAWKYEHDQVGFNYRMPNINAALGCGQMESLEQFVNNKRRLAERYCRAFGEIEGLECYVEPEFSESNYWLNAVLLNRASGDTLSSVRALRNKIIGSCADAGYMLRPVWNLLPTLPMYQDCPRMNLDCAQNLEARLLCLPSGPGLLAD from the coding sequence ATGTCTGAGGCTGAGATCGCGCGCGATTTTGTTCGTGTCTTGAAGTCCGTTCTTGGCGATGCACAGACGCAGGTGCCTCTGCACGCGCCGTTTTTCCCCGGCAAGGAGAAGGCCTATCTGCAGGATTGTCTGGATTCCACCTTCGTGTCTTCCGTCGGTCAGTATGTCGATCGTTTTGAACGTCTGATCGAGGAGTATACGGGAGCGCCCCATGCCGTGGCCGTCGTGAATGGCACCGCTGCTTTGCATGCGGCATTGGTGCTGGCGGGCGTCGGACCGGGTGATGAGGTGATTCTTCCTGCACTGACCTTCGTGGCCACAGCCAACGCCGTTTCCTATTGTGGCTCGGTTCCACATTTTGCAGATTCGGATCGGTTGACCCTGGGCCTTGATCCGCTCCGGCTGGGCAAGCACCTGGAAGCCGTTGTGGAGATGCGTGACGGACAGCCCTTCAACAGCGAGACGCAGCGGCGCATCGCGGCGGTTGTCCCGGTGCACGTGTTCGGGCATTCCGTCGACATGGACCTCCTGCTTGAGGTCTGCGGGAGCTATGGAATCCCCATTGTCGAGGATGCTGCCGAATCCTTGGGGACGTTCTACAAGGGGCGCCATACAGGCCGTCTGGGTCTGTTGGGGACGCTGAGTTTCAATGGCAACAAGATTATCACCACGGGCGGCGGGGGAGCCATCCTGACCGAGGATGCTGAGTTGGCCCGACGGGCCAGGCATCTGACTACCACGGCCAAGTTGCCCCATGCCTGGAAATACGAACACGACCAAGTGGGATTCAATTATCGTATGCCAAACATCAATGCAGCCCTTGGCTGCGGGCAGATGGAATCGCTGGAACAGTTCGTGAACAACAAGCGACGATTGGCTGAACGATATTGTCGGGCTTTCGGAGAAATCGAGGGCCTTGAATGCTATGTGGAGCCGGAGTTTTCAGAGTCGAACTACTGGCTGAATGCCGTACTTCTGAACAGGGCATCAGGGGACACCCTGAGCTCGGTCCGGGCGCTTCGGAATAAAATTATCGGTAGCTGTGCCGATGCTGGTTACATGCTCCGACCAGTATGGAATCTGCTCCCGACGCTGCCCATGTATCAGGACTGCCCGCGTATGAACCTGGACTGCGCCCAGAATCTGGAAGCACGGCTGCTGTGTCTGCCCAGTGGTCCGGGGCTGCTGGCTGACTAG
- a CDS encoding NAD-dependent 4,6-dehydratase LegB — protein MKIEGWKVLVTGAGGFIGSHLAEHLARMGCQVRAFVHYNSMNSYGWLDRLPKDIKDSMEIFSGDIRDPNGVREACKGCDAVFHLAALIAIPYSYHSPDTYVDTNITGTLNVLQAVRDLGVGLMIHTSTSEVYGTAQSVPIDEEHPLQGQSPYSATKIGADQMALSFFRSFETPVAVVRPFNTFGPRQSARAVIPTVISQVLSGMRRISLGALSPTRDFTFVEDTVEGFVAAAQSPACLGEVVNLGTGFEHSIGDTARLIGEVLEKDLEIVRDEQRIRPEKSEVERLLSNNEKMRRLTGWQPRYVGLEGFRHGLDLTARWIAAPENLGLYKADIYNV, from the coding sequence ATGAAGATTGAAGGATGGAAGGTTTTGGTTACCGGGGCAGGTGGATTCATCGGTTCACACCTTGCTGAGCATCTTGCTCGCATGGGGTGCCAAGTGCGTGCCTTTGTTCACTACAACTCCATGAATTCATACGGGTGGCTTGATCGTTTACCCAAGGATATCAAGGATTCGATGGAGATATTCTCCGGCGATATCCGTGACCCCAACGGAGTGCGTGAGGCCTGCAAGGGGTGTGATGCGGTGTTCCATTTGGCCGCGCTCATTGCTATCCCCTATTCATACCATTCTCCCGACACCTATGTGGATACCAATATTACGGGGACCCTGAACGTCCTTCAGGCCGTGCGTGATCTCGGTGTTGGGTTGATGATTCATACATCCACAAGCGAAGTGTACGGAACGGCGCAGTCGGTTCCCATTGATGAAGAGCACCCCCTGCAGGGGCAGTCGCCGTATTCGGCAACCAAGATTGGTGCGGATCAGATGGCTTTGTCCTTCTTCCGGTCATTTGAAACCCCGGTCGCAGTGGTCCGTCCGTTCAATACATTCGGGCCGCGCCAATCGGCTCGGGCCGTGATTCCCACAGTCATTTCACAGGTGCTCTCAGGCATGCGCAGGATCAGTTTGGGGGCCTTATCTCCCACTCGGGATTTCACGTTTGTCGAGGACACTGTCGAAGGGTTCGTTGCCGCTGCACAGTCCCCGGCCTGTCTTGGCGAGGTCGTGAATTTGGGCACTGGTTTTGAGCACTCCATAGGAGACACCGCTCGGCTGATTGGTGAAGTCTTGGAAAAGGACCTCGAGATTGTCAGGGATGAGCAGCGTATTCGACCGGAAAAAAGCGAGGTTGAACGGTTGCTTTCCAACAATGAGAAAATGCGTCGTTTGACAGGGTGGCAACCTCGTTATGTCGGTCTTGAGGGATTCAGGCATGGGCTGGACCTGACGGCCCGTTGGATTGCGGCACCGGAAAATCTTGGCCTGTACAAGGCGGATATTTATAATGTCTGA